Genomic DNA from Triticum dicoccoides isolate Atlit2015 ecotype Zavitan chromosome 4B, WEW_v2.0, whole genome shotgun sequence:
TTAAATTGGAAAATTGGCAAGCATTGGTACTAATTTGCACAATCAAGGGGCCCCTAGTTGCACAAAGCAGGAGAAAACACATGAACCACCACAGCCACCACAAGGCTGATGGATTAGGTAGACTATATTTGAAAACTGGCAAGCATTGGTGCTAAATTGCACAAACAAGACTCCCTAGTTGCACACAGCGGAGGGGGAAACAACAAAGTCAACTAAACAGAGCAACTAGCACAAAGTGTATAACATATGAACAGCCAACTAGTAAAAGTGATGCAGCCAACTGGGcaggcaacttgtgcaactgaacaCCGTATACACAACCAACTAGTACAAAAGTGAGCCAACTGACCAAAACAACTGCTGCAACTGCAGAGCATATGGACAgccaagtactatatggacgcaccaACTGGGAAGAATTTTGTGCAACTAACCACCTAAATCTCTGAACACCAACTACAAATCAGCCAATGCATTGCATACATCATTGCACACATCTAAATACAACTTGCAGAATGACTAAGAATCATGAACAAATCTCAAACCCCTGCAAAATTGAATGCAACATAAACTAAACAGCCAAATCGCCCTAAAATCGTGCAACGGGCGCCGTGGACATGCATCCCCTGCTACCTAATGACTACCGCGTACCGTGGCGAACTACACGTTGACCCTGGCCAGCCACCCCGTGCCGTGAACTACGCGTCCTTGTAGATCCCGACCACCGTTGGGTGCGTGCTACGAGAGAGGAGAAGGGACCTCAACATGACCAAAATCGAGGATAAGCTGGGGTAGTTCGCACCGTTCCCGAACCCTAGTGAGCATTCCCCTCACATTTCGGCACCATCCGCGCTCCGCGAGATAGAGAGAGGGAGGAGAAGCATGTAGAAGTCGCAGGCGAGCATACCTCCGACGGCGAGGAGCAGCAGTGATTCCCCCGCGCGGAGAACCACCCGCAAGCCGCCGTCGACCTGAGCACTCCGCCGCGACTCCCCCGTATCGCGCCCGTTCGGTGGAGaggatggcgaggaggaagacgaagatggAATGGGGAGAGAGCACGCTGCGGGCGAGGGATTTCAGGCACTGATTTCGAAACCGCCGCCCACGACCCCCACTACTCCCTCCTCTACCGCTTACAGGTGGGCCTAGCCACGTCCGGATATGGACAAACCGCCCACGACCGCGGCGCGGGGCCAATCCAGACCAGGTGGCACCTGGCGGATCCGGGCGCGATCGCTGGCGCGATCGTGCGGCCAGGAAGCGGCCGCTCGGCTGTGTTAGTTGGTGCACGGCCACTTCTTAGATTTTAGGAGTAGTTTTAATATAAGTCATATTCGATGTGGTCCAAATAAAACATGAGTAATAGTACTATGAGAGGTGTTAGCTGTCAGGCAGCGGTTGCATCGTGTCCAGCGGTTCCAGTAACGGCTTTAACTAATTTCTGCCTCCTCCAGCAGATCGACCCCTTCTTAATCCATTCCGTATTTCTAAACCCCCAAAATCTCCCCACTTCTCTCAGAGTTGTGGTTGGGAGTTCATGTCTGGCTAGGGGGGAAACGAATTCGGCCACATCTCCGGGTCGATCCACTAGAGGTAATCTCCGCCGTGATGCTCTAGAAGAATTTGTTCAATCGATTTGGGAGCTGTTTCCTTGTTCGCATTTCTTGCCCTCTAATAGATCTATCTCCTGTCCGTTTTCTTGGAATTGAAGGATTTGCGGTGTGTGGGAGAGGCCCATGGAGGTGCACAACGAGGTAGATGGATCAGGTGTACCCCTGGCCGTGCTCCTCAAGCGAGAGCTGTGCAACCAGAAGGTGGAGAAGCCGGATATCCTGTTTGGGGAGGCGagcaagagcaagaaaggggaggACTTCACGCTTCTCGTGGCCAATTGCCACCGCACTCCAGGCGAGGGCCCCGGTGACAATGCAGGCGGCGATGACACCATCTCGATGTTTGTGGTAATGCTTCGGCCCTCAATGCTTTGGTTCTCCTTAATTTGCCGATACGTTTTTGTTTTTGCAATAAGCCCATTGAGACAAGTCAAATAAAAGTGTTGTTCATACATACTCCAATTCGCATAAAGCCTGCCTAACTAGACCTCACAGCCTCACAGTGATGCCTTTGAAATCGATGAACCATGTGGCTGTTTCATCTTTTGTAACTTAGAATGTGTTAGTGTCAATATGTGAAAAAGGCGTCATTTCTCAACCTCTTTGAAAGTTTTGATCCATGAAtattttttgcttgctgtagtCTAATATTTTGACTTTTACATAGAGGACCATGTCATAggccttattttgcggtgtgtttgcatcAAGGCACACGGGGGCATTTGTCAGCTAATATTTTACTGGCCCTTCATTGTTATTTGTCTGGTCATTTCGGTAGTCAGAAGGTTATTGAGTTTAGGTACATTCATAGTGGACACCCTAGCTTTGCTAGATCTTTTAGGCTTCCAGCAGTTCTCAAAAAATCTATTTAGTCCTATTAATTTTTGTATATGAACTCAGCAAGATCCCTTGGCATTCAATAATGGCAAGCCCAAGTCACAATGAATTTATTCCTGTAAAAATGCAGTTCTACACTGAGTTTATCACTATACTGTCACCTATTTTTAAGTTgtgcgtacaccaactgaagtggttgCTAGTCTGACTTGAGTTATTATTCTGGCTTCTTCCTAGATTGTTGATGGCCACAACGGACCTGCGGCTGCAGTATACACTAGGGAGAATCTCCCAAACAATGTGTTAGCTGCTATTCCTCCAAATCTTACAAGTGAGGAGTGGACAGCGGCATTGCCAAGGGCACTAGTTGCAGGTTTTGTTAAAACAGATAAAGACTTCCAAACAAAAGGTATTGTTCTTTCATTAGATTTACACTTTTAAGTACTGCAAGGGATGATATATGTACGCATGATCATAATGTGGAGGTTTATAGCATTACCCGCTCTTCGAAAATGTATCTTCCCTTTATTACATGTTCTTATGTAGAAGTACTATTTGCTTAATAGGATATCAGTTATACATATTTATCATCCATGATAAAACAATAGTTATCAATGTCTGGGTGATCTTTGCAAAGCTAAACATATTACTGTTTGTTGCATTGATGGTACCTTTATGATTTTTAGCTGCTTATATTGCATAGTATCATCAGTATTGTTGCTCTGCAGTGTGAATTGACTGCAACATTGTTTTCAGCTGCACGTTCAGGAACCACGGTAACTTTTGTTATAATAGATGGATGGGTTGTCACTGTAGCATCAGTTGGTGATTCGCGTTGTATTCTAGAATCTGCTGAAGGTTCAGTTTACTTCTTGTCTGCTGATCACCGCCTGGATGTCAATGAGGAGGAGTATGTTCATACATCCAGGCTTCATTGTATTCATGTAATATCCTTAGCTTTGGGATTAAACTAAGGTCAATGACTACAGGGTGGAGCGTGTAACAGCAAGTGGTGGTGAGGTTGGGAGAATAAATATTGCTGGAGGTGCTGGGGTATGTTCTTTTCATTTGTGTATGTTTGTCAGTTACCAAGTTAACAGCTGTCTCCTAGACTGTTAATTATAATTTTTTCTTTCCTTGGATATACCGTACTGCAAATGTAGTTCCAGTGactatttttattttactttttccctCTGCAATCATTATTCAGATCGGTCCACTAAGATGTTGGCCAGGCGGATTGTGTTTGTCAAGGTCAATTGGTGATACCGACGTTGGAGAATACATAGTTCCTGTCCCCCATGTGAAGCAAGTAAAGGTGTTAAATCAACAGACTTTTTTTTATATTAGAGCCACTGGTGGAAAAGATTCTGTCATGTTATAAATAATATCTGACACCAACAATACCATATAAAGACCAATGATTTCTTAGATTAAAGCAGCTCATTCTTGCGATCATAACAGATCTGAGATTTGATGCATCCAAACTTATTGCAGCTATCCAATGCCGGAGGGCGGCTTGTCATTGCTAGTGATGGTGTGTGGGATGCACTGCACTTTCAAGAAGCCCTGAACTACACCAGGGGGCTACCAGCTGAAGCTGCTGTGAATCGAATTGTTAAAGTACTGAAATTTTATTACACCCAGGTGTATCCTTTCCTGGCGTAGTGCATATCTTGGTACACTTATAAGCCATTATCTTATGTAGGAAGCTGTGAGCTCAAAAGGACTACGAGATGATACTACCTGCATAGTAGTCGACATATTACCTCCAGAAAAGCTAAGCCCTCCATTGAAGAGGCATGGGAAAGGAGGCATCAAAGCATTATTCCGATGGAGGCCCTCAGACGAATTATCTGAAGAACAGACAGACAATGGGTGTTTTGAACCTGATGTTGTAGAGGAACTATACGAAGAGGGGTCCGCAATGCTTGCTCAAAGGTTAGCATTACTGTAATACACTGTAGAATTTCGAAGTTTGTCCTAGAAGAGTATATTGGGTACATGCATCAGTATACTATATTAGTGTTATCATATATGTCCCGGAGATGTCCTCTTAGGTGTCACTGACACTTGTTAGTGCATTCCTGTCATCTTACTTTCATTTGTCAATAGATGTAGGTGAATGTGTCAACTTATTCAGGAGAGCTCACGATCAGATCAGCCTATCGTCGTTTCTTCTTAGGGGCTGTTGATTTTGAGCCATGGAAGGAATTTAGCAAACTTGGGCTCCACCTCGTTGCAAAATTTTCATTTAGCTGGCCTCTCTAAATCGATGTTGGACTGCTGATCGATTGGCTCGTCGAGGTCTTGACCACCCTGAAAAATGTGTGCTCTATGACCAGGAGGAAACCATATAACAATTGCTCACTGCATGCGTGTTCTCTAGAGAAGTTCGGTTCTCTGTGCTGTCCTTGGTTGGGTTACACAGCACACTCCAAGGCCAAACGATCTTGCGTTTACTGATTGGTGGCGCCAAGCAAGGCAGCAAGTGGTTCGACAACACCGCAAGGGTTTCGATTCTTTAGTTGTGTTGGTAGCTTGGTGGATTTGGAAGCATAGGTATGGATGTGTTTTTGAGGGGGCTCTTCCTAGTCTTAGTTTAATTATGCAGAACCTTAGGGATGGGGCCCATTTGTGGTGTATGGCCGGGGCCAAAGGGCTGCGGGGGACTTGGCCATAGGTTGTGTGGTTTAGGGCCGTGGTCGAAgtagtttctttctttctttctcggtGATCCTGTGTATTTAAACGCTGCCCCATTGGGCTTGTAAGAGTCTTATTAGACTCCTTTCTTTCTTAATATAATGATGCACAGCTCTCCTGTGCATTGGAGAAAAAAAATGTGTCAGTTTATTTGGTTATTCTCCTGAAACAAGGAATCTCTTCCTTGTATTAAGTTCATGTATCTACCCCAAATTGAACAATTGTTTTCTCCTTATTCATTTTAAATCATATATACTTGATGACTATTTTCCGCTATTAAGATTTCTAACTAGGATATGTACTATGCAAATAATTTCTTAAAGTACAGTCTATCACTTTTAACTGGTTTCCAGGTTGAATGTAAACTATCCAGCCGGAAATATGTTCAAGCTGCATGATTGTGCAGTCTGCCAATTGGAGATGAAACCTGGTGAGGGTGTCTCTGTTCATGGCAACATGCCGAAGCATCATTCACGGGTTGACCCCTGGGGCGGTCCTTTTCTCTGTTCATCCTGCCAAGTGAAAAAGGTGGCAATGGAAGGGAGGCTGCATTTGTGAAGTATGAATATCTTTAATCACGGGCTTGAATCATTTTCACATTAGGACAATAAATGCTGAATCTTCATTCACCTCTTATTTCCAGATTCTCCATATACAGTCCACCCTGCCCAAGTAGCCTTTCTCAGTGGTTTTGTATACTTCGTCAGACAAGCTAATATTACTAACAGTGTTAACTTATAAAGCAGACTTGTCAAGATCACCCATCAGTCACTGGTAAACAGACTTAAGGACTGTTCTCTAAGACTCTAACTCATCTCAACTTGGAAGATAAAATTGGGCGTCAGTGCAGATGATTAAAATTTGTGCAATCATTCATGTGAAGCACCACATTTATTTTGTTGAAGGTGCACTCTATTTATGCGAAGAAACAAGAAAGGATCCCAGGTTCAAATCAACCAATGTCCTTAAGGTGTGGATAAGTGCCCTTGACATCTGTTAGCACTTGTCAGGAACCCAGGCTTGGTCCATTTGTCAATACCAGGCTTTTCTCATGTCACTCTGTGATAAATGACCCAATCTCTTATGTGATGGTTTTCCTCTTGTTCATTCTTCTTACATGTCCATTTTCCTTGCACCCTAGTTTTATTCGTCGCTGTGCATAGCCACACGGCCCAAAACTGACATATTTTCTGTATTGATACCACAATTCCATAGTTTTATCATAGTACTTATAGTTTTTAGCATATATGTATTACATATAGTGGAAGTTCTACCTCAATTTTGTACTTGCTGTCATTAAATTTTAATATAATTCTTAAGTTTGTGCTTATTGTTTGGTGCTTATTGGTCTATTACATATGGTCTATGTGTATTCTTCAAAACAATAGACATGCAAGAACTATTTGAACAGTAAGGGAGTTTTGCTCTGACAAATTTGGATGCTGGTTCTTATGAGATTGGGTTTGGTTTATTTCATGCCGTAACCCACTGCACTCTGCTTCTTTAATTGGTCGTATGGTATGGTTAAAGGGGGCCCTAAGGAGTTGAGGAAAGGGCTAAACTACCATGTTATACTGGTCGCCAGGAGCGGCGCCAGCATATAGTTGTTGGGTTCAGTTGAACCCAACAATTTTTTGGTGGCTTGTACATAACTTTTATTTATATAACGAATGCTAGAGTACCCGCCTCCTGAAGGCCTTCGAGGAATTATTTTTTGGTGTCTCGTATATTACTTCTCTAAAGGATGTTGGGATACCTGCCTCCTGGAGTCCTTGGAGGGAGAAGAGTGCCTCCACGCCGTCCCTTCCCAGGTGGCGTGGCGGCTCTCCGTTCCGTTTGATCTGCTCGGACAGTGCGTGCTCGGGTGTTCTGCCTTGGCAGTCCATGATGGGTGGACTGCAGGCGCTACCGGGGCCACCGTCAAAGGTGATTTCGACCGCGCCCGCGAGAGCCTCTTCTCATTGTGTTCCACGTGCAATGGCTTGCTTGGACCCGCCTGTCGACGTCCCTCGCCTTGTGTGGGCTGGTCCAGTCGCGTTTGGCAGGGCATGCGTCGTGCCCGCCTGCGCTGGCTCGCGCGCAGGGCCCCGCTGTGAGTAGCACGGGCCCGCTCAGTGGTTCGTTGTTGGTGCTGGCATGTTTCCTTATGCATACCCAGGCACGCGCGGGCACCTGGTGTGCGCGCCTTGCCGGAATGTTCCGTTTGCACAACCCAGATATGCTTGTGCACCGCGTCACTCGCACGAGTCGGTTCAGGTGCGATTAGGGGTGTGGTTCGCTATTTTGCTCGCTATTGTGCGCCTATTTCTTCGGTCGACCCGGCCACCTGTGAGCGCCCAATGCGATCGTGCCATGTCGGGTTGTTTCAGTCGTGCGACCCAAGTAGGTGCGCACGTTGCATCGCTCGTGCGAGTCATctggtgatagaggcggggtgtcccgatcttttgatgagatgataactatcgatttcgtggagtgactttgacaatccgactacaaacgtgcataatgttgcgccttagcaatcgctaaatcaatctcctgaggttactgacgatgttggaagcacgatcagcctgaccgagaaggtctattcctgcaggcaatcgaaaaacaagcaaaaatatgataaagcaatctaaatattgcgaatatatatgaagtattaatAATATGTTTTCTCAACCTTGAAAACACTGTATAATTAAATTAAAGAACAAGAGTACAAGCTTTACAACAATGTTACATGGTTGGGNNNNNNNNNNNNNNNNNNNNNNNNNNNNNNNNNNNNNNNNNNNNNNNNNNNNNNNNNNNNNNNNNNNNNNNNNNNNNNNNNNNNNNNNNNNNNNNNNNNNNNNNNNNNNNNNNNNNNNNNNNNNNNNNNNNNNNNNNNNNNNNNNNNNNNNNNNNNNNNNNNNNNNNNNNNNNNNNNNNNNNNNNNNNNNNNNNNNNNNNNNNNNNNNNNNNNNNNNNNNNNNNNNNNNNNNNNNNNNNNNNNNNNNNNNNNNNNNNNNNNNNNNNNNNNNNNNNNNNNNNNNNNNNNNNNNNNNNNNNNNNNNNNNNNNNNNNNNNNNNNNNNNNNNNNNNNNNNNNNNNNNNNNNNCCCAGCAGCCTATGAGAGAACAATTGAAGTTTACAAAGTAAGAAGGAAGGAGGTAATGAACTCCTTATGTCTAGCCTTCACCCTATGAGATAACAGGAGAAGGTCAGCCTTAAATCTGTTCTTCCAGGATACTTGGGTTGGTGGGATTCGTCCGAAAACTTTGTTGTTCCTCTCTTTCCAAATGCTCCAAGCGGCAACCAAGAAGATCTCCATGAAGAGTGGTCTATCCCATGTATTTTTTACCTGTTGAATCTTGTGCAAACGACAGTCTACTGGTGCCTAGGTTAGTGGTAAATTGTCCCAAGAGGAAGTGCTAAAGGGTCAGTCAAAAATCATGTGGTTGAGAGTCTCTTCGGTGTGGGTGTCACATAGAGGGCAGTCATGATCATCATCTCCCACACTGTAGTGTCGTCTTTTGAGCATATTGTGAGTGTTGAGCCAGTCATGCATTAGGAGCCATCCAAAAACCTTTATTTTCAATGTGTTCTTTGATTTCCAGAGCCAAGAGAAGGCTATGTGCGCTCGAGTGTCTCGGAAGACAAATTGATAGTATTGTTTGGATGTGAATTTAGCCGCCCCCAGACATAGTGCCATACATCATTAGTAGTAGACATGGActgcatgtgaaggaaatatgccctagaggcaataataaagttgttattttatattttcttattcatgataaaggtttatgttGGGTTCTAcgatagggtgcgtcgactgcaaattaaaatttgcctacgcgcagaacaaccaggaacatactacgggagatggatcacagattgttaccactagacgcgcagtgccgtgcaacggaagtagagttgaggcagcgtgTTCCCGGAGTCGCCTCGCGTTCCCAGAGTCATCTCCTCCTTGCCAGTATCCCACGTAGCTGATCGGATCCCGCGAACAGGTTCACCGGAGCAGCGCAAGtgtaccgcctctaacggtatccgcgtatgcaggaggaacgtcatgcggcggactgctaggtccgatcacacaaccggtggcgagtggaggcaactattcacaacacatgcaaaccctagtgatagcgccgaagcgatcaatcgcatgagtgtgccgcacctccactttatataggcgtccgtcgcgggctcaacacttgggcctcgcacgaacccaaaagcccacaagtctactcggccacaatccgaatacagctcagatcacatccgaccagtgtccttggatccaacctcgtaggttccttcccttaagcacgcgACCCCTTAGCTTCAAGTTGGCTTGGTTGCAGTTCGGATCACCTtcaaactgcacggttggtagcggcctctagcaaggcatgccgaacaccaagcagactatgaagctggttaggcgaacctgtacaacatgtcacacttctgttccctttgcctcatgatatatgttgtcgggctcaaggcgagactgtcatccttgtgctagcccgacctctttctcgttccagagaTACCGACCACtatctggattatctcataatccttgtcgcatggccatgcttctcttggtcagatcacacgaggggcccagagtatatctctcctgatcggaggggggaggggcaaatcccatcttgctcgaccacgtctcgcagcataggtctggacaagcccgaaacctacccttgtaactacccagtcacggagtagcgtttggtcggcccaaagcaagtctgtcaccatcccgagtacatgcgtcggctcaggtcttaggacatagaatgtatgttgtactagagactcacagatgacatatcattgcgtctcatagttgggattgtccgactcggaccttatctcgactcggatccgactacgtcgaattcgaccagacctttccaagtccatattatccggttagcatccaatgctccatggctagcgagaccgagccatcgaccgtgtaaaatgctagtctagtcggctacgcgtccacacagccctttcgactagggaccttttaggacagtcatcatacaatgcatagttccacaaacaagtcacatacttgctgatacacatcattgataatgtccaaggactatctttattcataaacacataggaaatatcatcatacatgattgcctctagggcatatctccaacagtttattattcatgctagaattgtattgatcggaaaccacaatacatgtgtgaatacataaacaaacaccgtgtccctagtaagcctctattagactagctcgttgatcaaagatggttaaggtttccagaccatggacatgagttgtcatttaataacatgatcacatcattaggagaatgatgtgatggacaagacccatccgttagcttagcataatgatcgtttagttttattgctatggctttcttcatgtcaaatacatattccttcgactatgagatatgcaactcccggataccggaggaatgccttctgtgctatcaaacatcacaacgtaacttggtgattataaagatgctctacaggtatctctgaaggtgtttgttgagttggcatagaacgagattaggatttgtcactccgagtattcaagaggtatctctgggccctctcggtaatacacatcataaacttgcaagcaaacgactaaggagttagtcacgaggtgatgtattatgaaacaagtaaagagacttgccggtaatgagattgaactaggtatgaagataccaacgatcgaatctcgggcaaggaagataccgatggacaaagggaattacgtatgttgtcataacggttcgagtgataaagatcttcttagaatatgtaggagccaatatgggcatccaggttccgctattggttattgaccagagaggtgtctctgtcatgtccacatagttatcgaacccgtagggtcaacacgcttaacgttcgataacgatataatattatacgagttatgtgatttggtgaccgagtgttgttcgtagtcccggatgagaacagggacatgatgaggagtctcgaaatggtcaagaggtaaagattgatatataggacgatggtattcgtacACTGGAAGTGTTTtagggggtaccgggtacttagcGGGTCATCGGGAGGGGTTctgggcacccccgacaaaagatatgggccttatgcgtaaggaggggaaacacaccagccacaaggggctggtgcgccccccatatgggccggcctaggaggagaagtaaagaggggaagggaaaggaaagagtggaataggattcccccttccttccctctccccctctttcctcccccctccgACAAACATGGCAGGGGGGCGTGGCCAAGGACAGGAGCCCAACTAGGATTCAGACCTACTTGGGGTGCGCCTAGGCCTCTCGCCTCTCCCATATATATGAGGAGGTGtgcctagcacacaccagacaattgcctagccgtgtgcagcACCCACCTCCACCcccgtcatattttcgtagtgctctggcgaagccctgcggatatAACTTCACCattaccatcaccacgccgtcgtgctgacgaaactaatctactacctcgacgtcttgctggatcaagaaggcgagggacgtcaccgagct
This window encodes:
- the LOC119295931 gene encoding probable protein phosphatase 2C 12 isoform X3; translated protein: MEVHNEVDGSGVPLAVLLKRELCNQKVEKPDILFGEASKSKKGEDFTLLVANCHRTPGEGPGDNAGGDDTISMFVIVDGHNGPAAAVYTRENLPNNVLAAIPPNLTSEEWTAALPRALVAGFVKTDKDFQTKAARSGTTVTFVIIDGWVVTVASVGDSRCILESAEGSVYFLSADHRLDVNEEEVERVTASGGEVGRINIAGGAGIGPLRCWPGGLCLSRSIGDTDVGEYIVPVPHVKQVKLSNAGGRLVIASDGVWDALHFQEALNYTRGLPAEAAVNRIVKEAVSSKGLRDDTTCIVVDILPPEKLSPPLKRHGKGGIKALFRWRPSDELSEEQTDNGCFEPDVVEELYEEGSAMLAQRCR
- the LOC119295931 gene encoding probable protein phosphatase 2C 12 isoform X1, encoding MEVHNEVDGSGVPLAVLLKRELCNQKVEKPDILFGEASKSKKGEDFTLLVANCHRTPGEGPGDNAGGDDTISMFVIVDGHNGPAAAVYTRENLPNNVLAAIPPNLTSEEWTAALPRALVAGFVKTDKDFQTKAARSGTTVTFVIIDGWVVTVASVGDSRCILESAEGSVYFLSADHRLDVNEEEVERVTASGGEVGRINIAGGAGIGPLRCWPGGLCLSRSIGDTDVGEYIVPVPHVKQVKLSNAGGRLVIASDGVWDALHFQEALNYTRGLPAEAAVNRIVKEAVSSKGLRDDTTCIVVDILPPEKLSPPLKRHGKGGIKALFRWRPSDELSEEQTDNGCFEPDVVEELYEEGSAMLAQRLNVNYPAGNMFKLHDCAVCQLEMKPGEGVSVHGNMPKHHSRVDPWGGPFLCSSCQVKKVAMEGRLHL
- the LOC119295931 gene encoding probable protein phosphatase 2C 12 isoform X2, giving the protein MEVHNEVDGSGVPLAVLLKRELCNQKVEKPDILFGEASKSKKGEDFTLLVANCHRTPGEGPGDNAGGDDTISMFVIVDGHNGPAAAVYTRENLPNNVLAAIPPNLTSEEWTAALPRALVAGFVKTDKDFQTKGTTVTFVIIDGWVVTVASVGDSRCILESAEGSVYFLSADHRLDVNEEEVERVTASGGEVGRINIAGGAGIGPLRCWPGGLCLSRSIGDTDVGEYIVPVPHVKQVKLSNAGGRLVIASDGVWDALHFQEALNYTRGLPAEAAVNRIVKEAVSSKGLRDDTTCIVVDILPPEKLSPPLKRHGKGGIKALFRWRPSDELSEEQTDNGCFEPDVVEELYEEGSAMLAQRLNVNYPAGNMFKLHDCAVCQLEMKPGEGVSVHGNMPKHHSRVDPWGGPFLCSSCQVKKVAMEGRLHL